From Pseudochaenichthys georgianus chromosome 15, fPseGeo1.2, whole genome shotgun sequence:
tcagtgaggactcgagcagcggcgttctgaatcagctgcagctttctaatagattttttagtgagacctgtgaagacaccattgcagtagtccagtctactgaagataaaagcatggacaagtttctccagatcctgctgtgacattagtcttttaatcctagatatgttctttaggtgatagtaggctgatttagtaactgttttaaatgtgactgttgaaactcaggtcagagtccatcactacacctagatttctggctttaatctgttgttttgaacattgcagactgaagctcagcgctaacttttatacgttctgccttggctccaaaaaccattacctcagttttaatctttgtttaattggagaaagttctgacacatccagtcattgatttgttcaatgcacttactcagtgtttgaattggagcatagtctcctggtgaaattgttacgtacatttgtgtgtcatccgcagaGCTATggtaatttattttgttggcCGTATGCCGTATGCACTCTTAATGTTCTTCTTTAATCCTTTTTTGTTGTTAATCTCTGTGAACAACGCAAAGCAACCCttctttacattacatgttatttagctgatgctttatTCCGAAGTGACTTAATACacttcaatactgtggacatgcctacaggagcaatttggcttaagtaacttgcccaaggacactttgacatgttgactgcagcgGGTGGCGATGGAACTGCCGACCGCTGACTGGAAGTTGCTTATCCCTTTCATGCATAGAGCTCACTACAGTGGACAGCTATTCAAAAGGTGTTTTCTTGTATATGCATTGTTTTTTTTTGCATAGTTGCACCACTCAGCCACTACATAGGACCCTATTGCATCATCCCATACACTGCCACTCAGTGCCAAGTCAGTGTAAGTGCATGATACATGTCTCTAAAACCAAGATGGACGACAGAAAGCCACATGGACCAAGTCCCCCATCTATATCCTGCCAATCCTTTTATGGAAAGCGTCCCCTGCAAGGTATAAAAAAGGTGGGTGACATCAAGTAACAAGTAAGGGAATTATATAATTCATAAATTATCAAAGTATTGATTTTATGTTTGCAGGAAATCATGATTAACCACCTGTCCACTACAGTGGACGTCATGCATCACTGGCTATATTTCAACTACAACTCGTACTGGTACTGCTGCTGTTGTtcccagggccgtccctccctacaggcagatcatgcagactgtgtggggcctcaccttgtggagggggccacaccttgcggaggggggccTCATCTGAGACGCACCTATGCGCTTATGTGGCGCAATTAGGGTGGCGCGGCacggtttcgccgctgcgaggctccactagcactcaTCAAATAACTGTGCGTGGGGCCTGAAATTAGCCCCTGGCCCTGGTTATTCTTGAAAATACTTCATCTGCAATATCTATTTGGGCCGTAAATCAATATACTTATGTTATTATAATGTAATTTTAAGTTTGCACatctttatttatcattttttcaaaatgtaaatctCTTCAGTTCAAACCCTGAACGCATACTGTCCACCTGAGTGGACATATAAAAATCTCTTTGAAAAAactagattaaaaaaaaaaaagttcaaatCTTGTTTTTCATGCATCAAGAGCAATAATAACACTTGGTAAAAAAATCCTGACTGAGACTTTCATAATTCATGCATGAAAGGGATTTATTTATCCCCTGGGCCACATTCcccacaaatacacaatatgaaATGTGTTATTAAGagggccttgccttgccttttgtTTGAGAATAAGTGGATACCGTAGTTCAAGATAAAAttgtacatgatctttaaaaaataaaacagtagaacaatgatctcaatgggtcACCCCTTGTTAgttaacaaaatatatataatgaaaAAGTCTCATAAATATTGACTAGTACATTATAGAaactacaaataaaataagtagcCTAATAagttacaaataataaaaaatatggtCAGTTATGGCTGAAAACTGTAAATGTACTTCACTACAAATAACATGGAATTCATTTAATGTGAAAAGGTTGTATGTATAAAGTTATGAGGTTGAGGTTTCGAGCACATTTTTGGCCATTCAACAAAAAGTAATGTTAAAAGGGAATGCTGCAAGTATAATTAGTTTGAACATGTGGACGACCAAATAACAGCTCATTGCCGCATATCAAGAACATTTCGGATTACAAGTAATCCCAAATATTCCAAAAAACATTCACATCATATGAGAAGAAAACTATATCAATGATGCATTTCGTTTCCATTTTCAAAATGTTCAGTGCCAATGAAATGGTCCAAGACCACATccaaaatgaaaacaattgttTGCCAGGTCAAAAATAGAAAAGGGAAACTTGTAATGATATGTGCCCACAGTGCTTGTGTCACTACAGGATCACTCTGTCTGTTAGCACCTGTTGTCAAGATACCCAATTCAGCTTACCATTTGGATTATTATGGATAATCTCTAGTGCGGTTTGCCAAGGGCAGAGGTTTCGCTTTTAGTCCTGGTCCACTAAAGAACTAGGTCACTTCCTTAATCTCTCCATGTAGAGTATACTGTAGGTTAACAGCCTTTTCAATTTCATAAACCTCAGTGAGTGCTAGCAGAGGGACACAGAGTCATGAATCGTACAAAATCCCAAAAGACATGACACACTATTTCTGCAGGATTCATCGGGGGTTTGAAATGACCACAACAGCTGCAAACGTTGTAAGATCATTTATGACCATGAGTCCTGTTTTATAGGTCTTACTAAGATTTCAACAACACTTTGAGGCTCTATGAGGGGTTTGTCGTTGTAGCAATATGCACAAtttgtaaaacaaaataaataaactgtgtGCAACAGTTTGATAAATGTATGCAAATCGAGTAAAAAGCTATAATAtgattatataaaataaaattgaTGTTAAATTGTAAAACCAAATCTAAAAAGTGGAGCTCatgaaaaaatgtattcataagaCTTTATTATGTGCATTAAATGTGTGTTGTTGATTAATTTAAAAGTATGCTGCCACCCTGCCACACATCATGTTGGCCTCTTGTGCAGACAATCCCTCTCTGATACGCTGCTCCAGTCCTCTATATTCTTTTACACTGCTGCCCCCAAGTGTTCAAACACTGCTGGTGgacaaaataaatgtgtatgAGTGCATAAGTTAAATAGTGttaagaaatgtatttatttaactggAACTATGGATGGAGTGTAGCATTTATGctgacaatacaatacaatatataATTAAGGCCCCGCACATAGCCAACAAAATAGATCGTCCCAAGTAACTGCCATAAACCTGCTGACATCTGATGTCTCCACAGGCTGAGATATACATGTGCAATCCACACCTGGACATATTAGTGCTTGATCATGTTTAGTGAAGTTATTTtagctgtatttatttattattatcctATTTATGTCTCTCTATTATTAGCTTTTAAGGGTTGCttcctttattttattcttatttgtattgtattctaTATGTTGCACCTACATGACCAAAAGACATTTCGTTGTGCCCTAACAATGACAATAAAGCTCTGGaatcttgaattatttttgcTCACTGCCCTTATAGATATTCACTTACTTTCCTAAAATATAAAGGGCTCTATTTGTGCAGTCAGGTTGTAAGTTATAAAAAGATATGAAGAAATGTATAAATTAAAACTGAAAGCAAAAGGAATTTGGGGGAGAGTCAGAATCAAGGTAAAGGGTGTTCAGTTACTAGAAATAGAAAATATGTTCTTATTGTTGTTTGTAGTTTAATCATCATCTAAATGTGTAGATATGAATGAGGAATGCATGGACATTGTATTATTTTATGACAATAATTCCATGATAAACAGGCTAGCCTATTGTCAGTTAAACTAAATGTGAGGCTGCAAAATTCACAACATGTAATTACATGTGATTTAAATGACGTCAACAGTGTGTCATGGACTTTATATTCTGGCGGCACTTCCTGAAACAAGGGGGGTCTTTATATATAATTGCAGGGTGGTTTGGGGGGTCACGTGACCTTGCTAGCACAGGATGTCCCACGGAAAAAGAGCTGTGACGTGAAGCGTGGCTACAGTCAGCTCGCAGTGGGCACCGGCACATGGACAAAGTTGGAGACAAAGTTTGGAGATATGTTACTTTCTacaaaaaaaactatttaagGCGAATCGGTGCTTATTTATTTTCAGGTAGTCGGGGGAACCCTCAAAAACAAtagcaaaacatgtttttttaaattgatcaaCATTACATCAAAAGTTAAATGAACAAACATCCTCGCTTGCGGTCCGTTACGCACTCCTTTATGTCGGTTTTTCAGCAAGACGTCCATGCCTCCGCGCTGCTTCTCATTCATTCGGCAGAGAAGAGCAGCCCGCGTCCGAGCATACAATGAAGCAGTGTGTCCTTGTCCGACACAATGCAGCAAGATGCTACGAAGCGGACGACACTCTTTCTCGCAAGACTCGGGACGTTTTCGCTCGATtgcagagagagatcagcttGAGGTTTGTATGCTACGCGAACATCACCACATTTTGTCAGGAAATGACTCAAAGCGTAACAAAAAATATAACCCACCGAGCCACCAGCACACGGTAACGCTTGTAAACATCCTGCTGGCATGCCCGAAAAACGCTCTGCATACATGCTGAAAAATGATTACTATTCCCTGTGCTGCTAAACCATACATGTGTGATGTGTCCGTGTGTGATGCAGGTATAATGGAGATTCAAAATAGGGATACTGCCATGTAGTCCAAAATAATCAATATTTATTCCTATTGAATATGTGAGTtggttatataggtttttacatttttttcagATTGTGATCATTTGAAAGACACTCGTTTcagggcattatagataaataaTATGCAGAAGTATTCATTATCATTCTGGTTCAGTTGTGGGGGTGTTGAAAAGGCTCCTGAATTGGATGTCCCCTCCCCCCTAATGACTGCTAtagaataaacacacacacacacacacacacacacacacacacacacacacaccacacacaccacacacacacacacacacacacacacacacacacacacacacacacacacacacacacacacacacacacacacaccgcgtcCATCAAGGTCCATTTAGAGCAATGCTGAAGCTTATGTATAGATGATCTTTGATATATGATCTTCATCATCCTTGAACCAAGTCTGCCCACTTGTTGTCTATCtgtcttcacacacacatctcgTGTGATCTTTTAGACTTTAGTTTGTATGTCTTTGGCACTACCCTTGTGTACTAATGGCGTAGCAGATTAGTGAAACAAAACATCCCCTCCAAACCCTTTTTGTTGTTTCGATTTAAGAAAACAAAGGCGTTTACTGTAGTGAGGTTATCAGGTGCACAATTTTTTCAAACTTGAAATGTTAAGAGCTATTAAGTTGaggataatataatatatacagtacTATATCTGAAAggaaatacatgtttttttatttccaaATGGCATCCGAACTAATATTAATCAATCACATTGaaatgtaaaacaggcagaccACTATATATTATAACGGTTTCAGTATTTGCCTGTGATAGCTCATTGTTTACACTAAAACCCCTGGATGAACAGCTTAGCATTCAGTGGGAATTTGGCTTTCAGCGTCTCCATGAGATTTTGCTTCAAGGCTTTGACGGCAGCCATTAATGTAATTTGTAGTGAGATGATAAACAGAGTGATGTGTGTTTCTGCTTGAGCAGATAGTCAGATTTGCCCAATGCTCCAGTGACTCTTGAATATGTAAAAGTGCTCAGCTCTAGTGCTTCAGCCTGACACTTTGACGGCTATGGCGTATTAAGCTCAGATAATTGGGTGATATTTACTTACAGAGCACACAATCACTCCACAAAACTGTTTCTTTTTCCAGTAATGACATGCTAGAAATTATTCACTGTCCTGACAGGTCcaaattatgtgtgtgtgtgtgtgtgtgtgtgtgtgtgtgtgtgtgtggtgtgtgtgtgtgtgtgtgtgtgtgtgtgtgtgtgtgtgtgtgtgtgtgtgtgtgttgtgtgtgtgtgtgtgtgtgtgtgtgtgtgtgtgtgtgtgtgtgtgtgtgtgtgtgtgtgtgtgtgtgtgtgtgtgtgtgtgtgtgtgtgtgtgtgtgtgtgtgtgtgtgtgtgtgtgtgtgtgtgtgtgtgtgttgacggTAGGCACGCATAgtctacatttatttttcagcaacaaaaaaattataattaagAAATCTGTTGTACTCCATGGTTGTACGTTATATCCAAGCAGTTCATTTGTTCCTAAGGGTTTCAGTAGAGCAACAAACCACATGCGGGCTGATATAGTGACATTATTGTGGGTTGTCTTCTTTACTGATTCCCCCTTCATATTTATGAGTGCAGGTCCAATGATAGCCTATAAGTGGGCACAGTAACACAatatattacatgtcacttgttagacgcttttatccaaagccaaggacaatccccacaggagcaaattggggtgaagtgtcttgcccaaggacacaacgacatgctgactgcagtgggactcgaacttgcttcctgattcgaagtccagcacaatATCCACTGAGCTACAGCCTCCCATATACACCCAAAGGATTGGAATGATGATGCTACTACAGTTGATGATTATTTAGTTATGATACTGTCAAGCTCTGACTTTCCTTAGATCTCTTTCCTTATACACTTTTTTAATCAGGAAATCATAAAAAATCATATCCCAGTCAACATGTTGAGGCTTGCGCTTGATGGTGACTTCACAATGTGGACAAACTTCTGATTCACAAAAATGATACTGATGAATTTACCTGGAAGATGGCGCAATTTATTATCACACCCACTTCTTGAAATTGCTTCATGTTAAATATACAGCGGCTGTGTCTTCTGCCATGTGAAAGAGTTCCACTGTGTTTGCTGTCGGTGAAACCCGTACTGTTTACATGAACTCCCTCACTCTCAATCCGTCTTCTTCCTTATCCCTGACCCCAGCCCCACCAAAAAGAAACACTCTTTTTTGAGGTTTCTAAGAAATGAGGCGACCAAGTTTAAAAAAGCTTTGCATTGTATACACTGCTCAACATTTCTCAGGATTCTGATAAAAGCAAAGGATGGTTTTAAATACACACTAGCTGAATTTATGTCTGAATTTAGTTGTCTGTTTTGTATTTCTCTTATACTTTTTGTTATGTCTAAAGCATAATCCAACATGATTGTTGTATGATTTCATGaaattacattgtttttgtctTCATATTtagctgtatatatatatatatatatatacccatGATTATGATATATGTCATTATAAACCAAGAATCACATCTGTTTTGCAAACTCTGCCTTAACTAAAGTGCCTTTTTCTTTTTGCAGAATGAAGCTTTAGCGTCTGCATGACAAGCTATGAGCAACACACAGACTATACTCTAGACGTCCAATTACAAATCCAGAACTCAAGAATGAAGACCAAATATGCGATTGTCTTCATCTGTATCGTGGCCCTGGTCATCATTGAAAAGGAAAGCAACATCCTGTCAAGGTAAGAGAAAAAAGAGTCAGTAATCTGTAATGTAAGAACTTTATCGGACACTTCTAGAGCTCACTGATTAACATGTTACAGCTTCCTTGTTTCTTTGTTTAGTACAAGACAAAATGTTAAAATTACACGCTATACTGGTTGTTGTTCTGAACTGTCTCTGAGAGATGAGCAATATTTGTATTACTTCTGGACAAAGCCTGGCTAACAGCTCCCACCTGTTTACAttatttatgctaagctaactgacCACTGCCTGTAGCTTTGAATGAAATGCACAGACATGATAGTGATCTTTACATATAACTCTCAAAAAGAAAGTAAACAAATGTGTTTCCCATAATATCAAACTATTCTTTTCACGTGTGTTTAGACCAATGTTGTGATTCTCCTGCTATGAGTCAAACATACGGTGGCttcatgtactgtatgtgtcaGCTAAATATAAGACATATCTTATGTGTTTATACTTATCAGGCGTTTCTGTCTCAACAGAGTCTCTGATAAACTGATCCAGAGGCAGGCCCCACAGCAGACCCCACAGCCTCCACTGGATTATAGCAACATAACACAAAATGGCTCCCTGATGATGCTGAAAATGCTGCTCTCTAAACTCATCGGTACAGTTGGGTACAACTCAAGTCTCTCTGAGGAGCAAGAAGAGGAAGAACTAGATGATTTAGGCACGTACAGCTTCAGCGGTGGCCGTAAGCACATATTACTCTTGGCTACAACACGGACAGGTTCCTCATTTGTTGGGGAACTTTTCAACCAACACGGGGAGGACATGTTCTACCTGTTTGAGCCTTTGTGGCACGTCGAGCGCATGCTGACCACGGCCTCAGAGTCAAACAACGGGACAGTGTTGTCAGGAATCTACCGGGATGTGCTCCAGGGGCTATTCCTGTGCGATTTCTCTCTCCTTGAGAAGTACATCGCCCCCCCACCTAAGGACCACGTCACCCCGGCTCTTTTCCGCAGAGAGTCTAGTTTATCCCTCTGTGAAGAATCTGTCTGCAGTCCTGTAGTCAAATATGTTTTTGAAAGGTATTGTATATCCTCTTGATATTCACTGTTTTGATCAAGCTTACGGTATTGGTTGAGTTTTGAAAAGGAACCAACATTGAACTGTAACACAGTTTCAAAGGGGGAGGGGCAGTATTTTATTTAACACTGTCGGCATTAGTTTAGTTTTAAGTCTAGATTTAGATACTGTAAAATTATTATAGGTTATGTTATGTTATGTTACCCCTGACTTGAatttatttttttccttcaatTTGGTAAATGAATTGCTCTAAATACGACGTATGATCCCTGCATTTGGAACAAAACACAATAGTTGCTGAATTCACTGAATATTGACTTTGAATGTATTTAAGTTTGTACATAGTAGTTACATGTACAATACTCTTGTAATGTTTTGCAAAACGAGACACTTAAAGACATCATTTTAGTGAGTTCTTTTAGTGGTTGACCTCACCCCTTCACCTTTGTATGTCTACTGTCTTGTACCTTTGATCTTATTTTAAAGAATCATTGATCATCTTTTATACTTACAAATTCAGCCAACAGAGTTCCATGCCCATTCTTAATCATGCTTATCATATCATACCATGTAAGTGTAAACCTAGTCACCTGAAAAAAATCCTCTCTCTTTGCAACCAtagaaaaatatgttatcataCAAATCTCTACCACTTCCTTATTTTTTTAGGTTTCACTGTAAGACTCGTCGCTGTGGGCCGCTGAACTTGACCCTTGCAACTGATTCCTGCCTTTCGAAGCAGCACCACGCCGTTAAGACTGTCCGTGTGCGCCAGCTGGACACGTTGCAGCCTTTAGTGGAGGATCGCCGCCTGGACGTTAGAATTATCCAGCTTGTCCGAGATCCACGGGCCATCTTAGCATCACGCATGGTGGCTTTCTCTTCGAAGTACCAGACGTGGAAGACCTGGGCGCAGGACGGCCAGGTGCCCGAAGATGACGAGGAGGTAAAGAGGCTCAAAGCAAACTGCGACCAGATTAGGATGTCAGCAGAGGTGGGACTGAGCCAACCTCGCTGGCTGAGGAGACGCTACATGTTGGTGCGCTATGAGGATATTGCCCGCTACCCCATGCAGAAGGCAGAGGAGATGTACAGGTTCACAGGGATACCATTCAGTCCCCAAGCTCGGGAGTGGATCCTGAGGAACACACAGACCATGCAGGAAGCTAGCGGGATTTATTCCACCCAGAAGAACTCATCAGAGCAGGCAGAGAAATGGAGATTCAGCATTCCCTTCACACTGGCTCAGGTAGTGCAGAGGGTGTGTGGACCCACAATGGAGCTGTTTGGGTACAGGTTTGTGGATGATGAAAAGACACTGATGAATAAATCCATCAGTTTACTCGAAGAGAAGCTCTTTCTTTAATTCAGAGGTAAAAAATGAAGCTGAGAATCTGGAAAACATTTCATGCAATGGATCCAAACCAGGAAAAGACATTATTGCACAGACCAAAACTAGTATGCAAAGGTGCCAGGAGACACAACATGTTTTACTTGGGACAGTAAGCTATTGGCCATACAATAATATTCACTCTCACCAATGATGTGCCTCCTTGATACAAATGAAGAGCTACTTAAGAAAGAGAAGTATTtatttgtgttctgtgttcactgaGAGGCCTGGTATTTAAGCTTTACtttaaatgtagttttaaatttAATAAAAGGCTTAGATGTCAAGCCTGACTTGAAAGGGATTATTATGTAATATTTTATTGATAGTTGATCATCTACAAAAGTGAAATGATGGTGATGTGTGttaactttgtgtgtgtgtctgagaaaTAAGTTGTTTCTGTTCATAGTTCATGACGCTAGTGCTTACATTTGTTTAGTTCAATGTATATTTTGATATATATCAACTGATAGATCACTTTAGTTTAGACCTGGTGTGCTTTAATAGAGCTTTACATATCCGACTCAGGTGAAATGAATGTGGCATTTTGTGGTGTCTTCACAAGGAGTATTGATACATCTCCACAAAAAGTACTCTGTGTGCAAGTACAGTATGATCTTTGATGTAATTAACCAAATGCCATTTAAAGCAATTCTCAATATATCATATTGAAGAAGCTAATCTAGATGGATATATTAAACTCATTAGGTGAGATAAAATGAGTAGATATATTGATATCTTACTTCAGATACCAACATGTGTCTTTAACAACCGAGTGTAGTTTTTCCCAAAAGAGAGTATCCACAGCAGTAATGCATTTTCCAGTGCTGCCTCCTATCCTCTAAGGACACAGGTAGGTTTAGGTATTATTTAACCGAAGAAGCTCCTGCACTGATATCCTATGTGTCACAGGGAACATTCTTGTGCAAAGAGATGTTTTAATTACTCTACAAGTCAGAGAAATAAAATCACCAGAATGAATAAAACCTGCAAAAGTCTAAAGGCTTTTTAGTCGTGAGTTTAAAGTGTGTTAACGGTTATGgtcacaacaaaaatataaaattgTAACTGTTTTAAGGTGGCCTTTTACTTTAAGTGAAACCCAGGTGCTGCTGTGTGAACTGTCACTCTTGATGGTATATAAAGGTATCCACTGTGGCTCTAGCTCAATGGTAGCATTGTGTTCTGCTTGGCTGAGGCACAGCTGAAACTGCTGTGCTGCTCATGGAAAGGGATATGCGTTGGAGGTACATATAGAAGGGTGCTCATACTAACTTactgtttaaaacataactATGAATACATTACATACACATATGTACAGAGAGGCAGGCCTCAAGTTGAACAGAGTCACTACTGCaagttttttttatcaaaaggGAATACTGTGAAATACCAAGAGCAGCTGAGATAATGGACGCAGTCAGTCTATTCAACTACTTCAGATACCAAGAGTCGCATCACAATTATGTGTGACTGTTTATGTTTTACAGTCCTTAAAACAATAAGTCCTTCCTTCATTTAGAACGTGTCTACTTGAATAAAGAATGTTCATGGTGAAGAAAATGATTAGAACAGCAATAGCAGAGTAGTATAAAGTAGCAATTATGAGTCAGGGTTGTGAGTCAGaagggaaaaataaaatgccataTTTGAAAATATTTCTTCTAAAGCTCTTAATGGGGATTTTTGCATAAAGCTTGGCCTTACAAATACGTGTTCAAGTGGTGTGGCTTAGCAACGCTTGATTTTACTAAGTCAAAACTGGAGTGAAGTCACAAGGCCTTATTTCTGTGACTTATAGCAGAGCAAGTCTGCCTCTGGAAGAAAAGCAGTGTCATAGGATGTCAAATGTGTGATTTCCTATAATAAATTGCTGTCTGTGTATTACATCTAAGTTACAGTCATATTGCTGATGCAGAAGAAAGCACAGATTATGTTTAAGCATGTAGAAATGTATCACACACATGTAAATGGCAGAGTTTCTTCTATTGAAAAAGTGATTAAAGTTATTTCTTGTTGTAAA
This genomic window contains:
- the chst3a gene encoding carbohydrate sulfotransferase 3a, giving the protein MTSYEQHTDYTLDVQLQIQNSRMKTKYAIVFICIVALVIIEKESNILSRVSDKLIQRQAPQQTPQPPLDYSNITQNGSLMMLKMLLSKLIGTVGYNSSLSEEQEEEELDDLGTYSFSGGRKHILLLATTRTGSSFVGELFNQHGEDMFYLFEPLWHVERMLTTASESNNGTVLSGIYRDVLQGLFLCDFSLLEKYIAPPPKDHVTPALFRRESSLSLCEESVCSPVVKYVFERFHCKTRRCGPLNLTLATDSCLSKQHHAVKTVRVRQLDTLQPLVEDRRLDVRIIQLVRDPRAILASRMVAFSSKYQTWKTWAQDGQVPEDDEEVKRLKANCDQIRMSAEVGLSQPRWLRRRYMLVRYEDIARYPMQKAEEMYRFTGIPFSPQAREWILRNTQTMQEASGIYSTQKNSSEQAEKWRFSIPFTLAQVVQRVCGPTMELFGYRFVDDEKTLMNKSISLLEEKLFL